CACTATAACTACTTGATACATAGCATTTAATGCAAAATTGGTGGCAATACCACAAAAAGATCAGTTAAGAGAGGCAATATGCAAGATGGCCATCGTGCTTGTGTTGtatgtattttaattcattCAGTTAGATGAAAAGTAAGAACAATATAAATTCTGCATAACTGTTTGGTAGATTATCATTGAGATGccatgaatttttttacaacatctgggttaacataaaaatgagaAGCAATGCCTGCTGTACAATGTTTGTCTCAAGTCTCAACCACAACTACTCTATATTACTCTTCTACAGAACAATATGGACTATAGCAAGTTCAAACGAGAAGCTATATCTAAGAACACATATTCCTTGATGGGAATTGTGAGACCTCCCATAGGATGATAGTAGCTGAACTCGTCTTCAGCTTGTTTCAGCAATTCTTGAAATAAAGGTTGATTCAAGAATGCTATGGGAATTGTGAACCtcttcattttctctccaaCATAAACTGCAACATATCCTTTTGGTACTTCCACAACCTTGCTAGCTGCTAGGCTTGTAAATGATGTCCGTCTTCCAAGTAAGCGAAAACCCATTGTTTTTGCTCTACacacaaagaactacaaaaTGATCTCAGAGGACTAgtgaaagaatgcaatgaattTGAATTCTGCTGATTCAGTGTAAGAATGACATGTGCTGCTTGTATGCTCAATGAcagatacacacacacatatatatatatatagatagatagatagatagatagataatgCAAACCTTTCTGTCTTGAATTGGATGGTGAATGTACTATTTGATGGGGTCAAGTGAGAGACAGGGCTCATTAAGGCTCACATGCTATGTCTTGGTTAGGTTACCATCAGAGATTACTTGAGATATAGTAAATTCTGCTTATGGAAAAGACCTTGGTGGCCTACTTCTCATGTTTCAGACATGCTCTAAACATATTAAATATTCTGTTCATGGTTTCTATAGGCCAATTGGCAGATATTGGTACTTTATAAACCCTAAAATCTATTTGAGTTATTAAATCACGTGGTTTGAAGACAAGAGATGAACTTCTTTTAATGATTTCATTCTAACTAATGCTATGAGTACCTGACATATGGCCGTACAAATGAGCCATCCATTACGTTATGTTACTCTATAGATAGTTATGTGACATAGGGTTGTGTGGAACTATAGACAGCTACGAATAAATAAGGGAGtctcaaaaataatataatatttaatttgttgattTACTCAATTGCCCTGAAGGCTAACCAAATTGAAATACAGTCGATACTTGATCGAGCCAAATCAAAGTTTGTGAGATTTCCAGAGCCAAACCAAAGTTTGCATGGTTTATGGCTAAATTTTTCATTGAAGAAATAAGAGCATCTACAGGCGTATATAATTAAACTAAACCATACGTCAAATGAATATGAAATTTCATTAACTAAAGATGTTATCCACAGAAATTGATgggaacaattaagtgaatgaACCTTGATACTAGCTCCACTATTATCAGCCTTGGCAATTTGGCAGGGGCGAAATCTTGTGTATGATTGGGGgcattaattttaactttacatgtgcataaaacttaaaaatctaACAATCCTGTCCCAAATAAATTGATGCTTCTCTTTGGCCGTAGCAAAATATTATTAGCTCTGCCCAGATGAAGCACATAGGCTGTTATGCCGTGGAATTTATGAAACAATAAAGTCTTCTTTTCCCAGCAAGCAACCTTCAAATAGTTTTGCAGAGAGAACCAAAAATggtaattaataaacaaaaaatactctAGAATTGAATTCATTTTCATTACTCAAAAATTGGTAACAATTGTTACAAGTTAGAGAAGATGCCTATAGTGCAGAGTGTCTCTAAGTGTGAGATTTATTGTCCATTCAAGTGAGCAGTTATATGTTGGAAGATATCTTCACTGCAAAGAATTGTGAGGCCACCCATGGGATGATCATATCCAAACTCTTCCTCAGCTTGACTCAATAAATTTTGGAATGAAGGTTGGTTCAGGTATGATACGGGAATCACAAATCGCTTCTGTTTCTCTCCAACATATACTGCAAGATAGCCCTTTGGGACTTCTGCAGATTTTGAAGCTGCTTGGCTAGCCTTGAATGAGGCCCTGCGAATAGAAGGTAAACGGAAACCCATTTTTGCTCTTGTTTGAAGGAAGAAGAACAATCTCAAATATTCAACGAATGAATCTAAATTTTGATGCTTGAAGTTGCCAATGAGTGTTGTCAATGAAGGCAAAGGATAGTGTATATATAGCTTTTAAGATTCCCTAGAAACTAAATTAGCAGAAAATGACTGTTAAAGGATGGAGGGCATACACATGAGATATCACGAGGTGTTGTCTTCAATTCCTCTATCAAGGATAAAGTTGTGTAGACTTGTGTAACCCCAACACCTTATCAAACAATGGCACAGATATATAAAACCTCCACTTGTGGACAACTGAGACGTGCCTAAGTGAAACCAAACGTTTATTCATGCATTAATTGGTATTCCGTAATTTTGTAAACATACTTTGGACAAGTTTTCTTCAGGTTGATAACACAGCCTAATGTTGAAGTACAGTACTGCTGGAAAGTAATTTCTGGCTGATGAATTATAATGCTATGGATAGCGAGAGATCATAGACCATTATATTCTTGAGATTTGAGATCACTTGTCTGTTTTATTTCAAGTGGATTTGCTCCAGAAGGTGGGACCCCTATTATAAACTATAAGATGCTAGATTCATCCTTGAGAAAGTCCTCCAAGGCAACGCCATATGCCCCTGTCTCCCTGTTGGTCCCATGACTCTTATCTTATAGTCCTCCCCCCTCAATCATTCACATAGACAACAATTTCTTGCAAATTCTCtcatctatatatattcatgGCTGTAAGCATTTTGGACAGCAACAATCATTCACATCCTAAAGCATTTGAAGTTCAAAAACTTGCATCATATTTACGACTCTTTCTTCACAAATTCTCTTTGCAAGTCTCAGCACATACAACGATGGGATTTCGTCTACCTGGAATAAGAAAGGCATCATTTGCTGCAAACAAAGCATCTTCAAAATCAGTGGATGTACCAAAGGGATATCTTGCAGTCTATGTTGGAGAGAAAATAAAGCGGTTCGTGATCCCCATATCATACTTGAACCAACTTTCATTTCAAGATTTGTTGAGTCAAGCTGAGGAAGAATTCGGGTATGACCATCCAATGGGTGGTCTCACAATACCTTGCGGAGAAGATGTGTTCTTAGATACCATTTCTCGCTTGAATATGTTTTAGTCCCTTGAAGATGATACTGACATAGACGTAGACTGATCTTGACAGTTTTTTTGTACATAGTTTCTTACCTTGAATACATTCTCTCTCAATATTTGTTATCTTGGGCAAGTGTAAAAAAATGTTCATCTTAATGAGAAGTTTCCTACGTGAAGCTTTTTCTCacattttctcttaatttatcAATctgatgaaaataattattgaatatgaaattagctaaaaatatgttgatttaaatcaaataattcttaatatgtcaaattgaaataaaactattaactctactttttataactaaattcaataaaaaaatagctaCTTTAGAAATAGATTGGAAGAAGAAatataagtttaaaataaaatgactgaTTTAATAGTCATTTTAATTGTGAAAAAGTAAAGTACGGAAATTTTAAGTCTTTGTAAACCTGGCTGCTTTGATTTCATCTGGCTACGAGATCTTTGTGAACCACCCCTGGTAACTGAAACATGGACTCACACGAGATTGAATTTCATCCATAAAAGTTTTTGAGAAGTACATATGAGGCATGCTACATTTCCTTATGATCATAGATTCTTGAATTCTGTGAGTCAAGCAGCAGTGTCATCTTCACATGATCATGTTAGTTGGTTTTACGGTCACAACAGATGATATGCTGGTACGGGTTCTTAATTAATTCAATATTCTTTGAATCTCGATCCATTTGAAGATATTAACTGTGTTTTGTTGGAGGGAAACAGATAgtatattaatccatgcatttCATCGCTCCATGTTTTCTTTCTTATGTCATTTCTGTTTAACAAAGCAAACAACTAAAATAGGGAATCTATCAATCTCTTAAAAACTTGAAATTGTGTGGTCTTCGCACAATAATCTTTATAGTGATATACTAAACCATTCGTCAAATGAATACAAAATCTCTTTAGCCATCGATGTTATCCATTGAAATTAATGGGAACAAATAAACCATTAAACCTTCATATTAAGTCCATTGAAACTACCTTGGAAATTGGCAGGGGTGGAATCTCGTGAATGATTGGGAccctgaattttaattttacatgcgTGTTATGTGTACAAAAGTTAAAATCTTTCAAACCCTTCCTAAATAAATTGATGCTTCTTGCCCTAGCAAAATACTATTAGGTCTACTCTGCCCTGCCTCGACTATGAAGCACTTGGATTGTTTGTTATGCTGTGGAATTTGGAATTTATGAGAACAATCtagtttttttcctcttttccaGCAAGCAACTTTCTATATTGTCTACCATTCTAATTGCAGGGATAAGTGAACATTGTAattcataaaaagaaacaattaaGCAATTGAATTCGTTGGCATTACTCAGAAATTGGTAACATGCTACAAGTTAAAGAAGATGCCTACAGTACAAAATGTCTCTCCTAATCTATGTCAGTCTCCTAAAGTGTGAGATTTATTGTCCATTCAAGCGGGAAGTTATATGTTGGAAGACATCTTCACTACAAGGAATTGTGAGGCCACCCATGGGATGATCATATCCATACTCTTTCTCAGCTTGACTCAATAAGTCTTGAAATGAAGGTTGGTTCAAGTATGATATGGGAATCACAAACCGTTTCTGTTTGTCTCCAACGTACACCGCCAAATAGCCCTTTGGAAGTTCAGCTGATTTCGATGCTGATTGGTTAGCGTTGAATGATGCCCGTCGAATAGCAGGTAAACGGAAACCCATTTTGTGTGCTTATTTGTAGGAACAAGAACAAGGCAAAAATCTCAGATCTAAGAAGAATGAATCTAAATATTGATGCTTGATGATGCCAGTGATTTGTGTTGTTTGTGAAGGCAAGAGGAagtgtatttataattttcaagatAATGAGGAAACCAAATTTTAAGAGACATGATTATTAACGGATGGAGGGCACAGAGTTGAGATATCATGTGGTGTTGTCTTAGACGCTACCATCAAGGGTAAAGTTGTGTTTAGGTGCATGGCCCCACCTTCTCAAACAACGGCCAGCATAGAGCATGCACTTGCAACCGAATAGGACTCGCTCTACCGAAGCCCAATGTTTGTTCATCCATTGAATATTACTCCATAATTTTGTTAACATGCTTTAGACATGTTTCCATCATTTTGAAAACACAGCTTAATGTTGAATTACAGCTGGTAACTAATATCTGCCTGATGAATTATGAGGCAAGGGTTATAGATTATAGACAAGGGCACCACATGCCCTTGTCTCTCAGTTGGTCCCATGACTCGTATCTCATATCTCTCCACCATGCATTCAAGAAGCCAAATTGCATATCCTTaaatctatatatattcatagCTGCTAGCACTTGGACCTAAACAAATCATATTCACATCATGAAGCATTCCAAGTTCAAAAACTTGCAtcttatttaaaagtattttttcagAACATTTTGATCCCAAGTCTCAACACATATAAAACAATGGGTTTTCGTTTACCTGGTATCAAAAAAGCATCATTAAACCAAGCATCTTCAAAAGCTGTGGACGTGCCAAAGGGCTACCTTCCAGTCTATGTTGGAGAGAAAATGAAGTGATTTGTGATCCCCTTATCATACTTGAAGCAAACTTCATTTCAAGACATGCTCAGTCTATCCGATGAAGAATTTGGGTATAAACGTCCAATGGGTGGTCTTATGATTCCTTGTGGAGAAAATGTGTTCTTAGATATCACTTCTCGATCGCTTGAATTAATAGGTTCTAACCCTACAATGATAAGACTGACATAGACATATAGTACTTGACTAAATTTCTGTAATTCAATTTCtcactttgaaaatattttctctttttttgttatCATACTTAGGCAAGTGTAGAAATGTTCAGACAAATATGAAGTTTATGACCATTACCATATATTTCTCTCATTTCCCTTTTTATTTGTGAATATGAAAATCAACTGGTAGTTGAATGCTCAGTTTATAGTGTTtatgatgtttatgataaaatgaaaaaataaaaattcttttgttGGTCCttaaaaaagtgaaagaaaacaaGGGTCAATTTGTTTCATAGAAACAATCCGTTgccgcccccccccccccccactgaAAGGTTCGACCTAACTTTGATACCACTAAAATGTGACACTCTCTACCtcgatatacatatttatataatagcatacatgaaaatatgaaattacataatgaaattttattcaatgaatATAAAAGAGTTCAAGTGACTAAAAGGTTCATATTCACTTTACTATTACAAATAAaacttgttaaaaatattttcggCTCAAAACATCATGCATTTAAAACAAAAGTCCATGTCCCAatgttcaagatcatcacatgatccaaacacaaacaacacacagagagtgagttatcacattcctaattaatagagagaaacaaaacaacatagatatacatattatataaataaaatacaacttacttaaacacaaTTCACGTCATTCCACCACTTATCGCGTGACATCACATCTCAACATTACATGTCTCACATATTTTCAtatcattcacgtactcaagaatcaaacacaatatcactcaaccaatcaatatcAATCAATACACAAACATTATGCAATAAATgtactaagactcaatcttatatgtaatgtggtaccatgtcagtgaaaaacctcgtcgagcgcctaggagtacatgacaagacagaccacacactggtaagtccggttactctcactaggtaaaattatAGAGAGACCAGTCAAGGTCatgctgttttgcgagaatggtCCAATCATGTGGGATCGGCATATGCTTAAATGAGCtctcaaaccgagtgtatttaccccaaGGTCTACACTTTGAAGAGTCCATCAAAGTCTTTCCCTCTTGATTCATGTCCAatccagaaaacattttagcacacagactctgtttatgaactatacaaaacacacgactcctcaattgttctcaaaataattttatctcgtcacgcttgtgattaaactcgtcaaGTCCTTACAGTGATTCCCATCATAATATTCGTCGCGCATTAACTCGCCATCATAATACTCATCGCGCATtcctcacaactcaatacacacaacatctcaatgcacatatatatattactcaatttatcacatacactcggtCTCAATCAAAATGGTATAATCCCAAAGTAACATATTATCATACcttatgaatcatatacactttacctatgagaATGTAAAAACTACTAGACATTTCCAAAAACACTTTTTGCTTTTGCCAAATCTTAATGAATTCTAATACATTATATTATCTTATTTCATTTACATATATGCATCCGGTTATCATCTTTTAATAGGGATTAATTTCGTCCCAAATATGATATCTCTCTCCATGGTCCTAGGATCAAGTTGTACAAGAGTGCATAACCTACCTCCTCAAAAGAATAGCAATAGAGCAACAACTACTTTCAATCAAATGAGATGTGATCAATTAAAACCTAATGTTTGATTGTGCATTGATTGCTATTCTATGGTATTTCCTAGACACACTTTAGGCATGTCACATGTTTTCCTTTACATTGATAACACGGATTAATGCTATAGCTGCCAATCGCCAGCTAGCATCTACTTGACGATCGGGATGAATTATTTAGCAGTTGACACTGaaatatcagtgttacagtgtTAGTAGGGCACAGGAGAACTCGAGCATTATCAGTACTAGACTACTAACCAACGTATCCTTCGAGAGCATTTGTCTCACAGAATCTTAATTCATTCCTGCTATATATAATGTTTTCTCAGTAATATAACATGGATTAGCATTCCTCCTGGGTATTTTAAATTGACTATTAAAATCGGTTGAAAATCTTTATAAAAGTTAAAGCATGTGGTTGGTTCATGTTATTTTCTCCGGAGAATATACGTTATAATTACTAAATTCATgtcattattatattaaaattactattatttttttatatcaacttTTACGttgaaagaaagagataaataaaCTTTTTCTATCATTAATGTTTTAGTAGCTTTCAAGTGTGTACAATTCTGTTTTTGAATAGCACTTCAACTGCTAATTCATCAAATATTGCAGGAATagcacaaatttaattttaaaagcaatTTTCTTTTATGAGACTTGCAATTGAATGCTAGTATACTtgcataaaatagaaaaattttaataattttgtagaAATTTGGTTTGCGCATATTGGTTAAAACACAAATTTGGTgcataaaattgtaaaatggaAAATTAGCAgttttatttcaacaaatatattACTGTGTccattccttaaaaaaattatatataattaaaaattataatgaatcaatatttttaaatgaataaattatattataattaaattttaggctaaaatatgttttaagtctATAatgaattaacaaattttattttggatccttaataaaaaaatttgtgttagattttttatatattaaaatttgtattttagaTTTTTGACGTCGTGATGATATgtaagttaaaaatttaaaaatatgatttttgacTGCCACTattcatttgaaaaattaaattacaatgtCAGACTAAGTTTCAGTGAATAGTGACCACCATGTAGCAACTAGAGATAGTCAACAAAGATCTTGGAGCCAGATAAATCAAGACAGAATACAGTCAATTATGTGTGTTGCAACACTACTACCAAGACTTgaattttttcattcttctcttttataattgacttttttttctatattcttaattattaatcactcattttattttatttttatctctcttctcttcctatctctcacttgtttataaaaaaatggtgtgtaaaaatacaattattttactAATACTAGCCATCCTTAGGTAAAGATTCTATTGAAACTATTTATAGAATTAACAGTTTTCTTTCAAACtaatacatataattaattgatttaaattaacatattttaactaatttctGATTTAATAATTACATTCTTTCATCATTTCTTTTGTCATATAGTTACGTGCAcctttaatttctctttttctagaacaagcggagagaatcgagtttataaatgaaaataatccttcttttttatctcaggatcaagaaaataattttccatttatgtttataaatattttctaccGACCAACATTCAGCTTATTAGTGCCTTCGATTTTCACattgaaaaatgaagaaaaaatgtgaGAAAAAGGTTCATGCACGAAATTTCTCATTCAGATGAACATTTTTTACTGTTGCCCaggtaagataaaaaaaaatggagagggAATATTTTCAAGGCAAGAAACTATGTACAAAAATGTGTCAAGGTTATTCTACGTCTATGTCAGTTTCATCTTCATGGGATTAGCACCTATTCAAGCGAGAAGTCGTATCTAGGAACACATCTTCTCTACAAGGAATTGTGAGACCACCCATTGGATGGTCATACCCGAATTCTTCCTCAGCTTGACTCAACAAATCTTGAAATGAACGTTGGTTCAAATATGATAAGGGGATCACGAACCGCTTCATTTTCTCTCCAACATAGACGGCAAGATAGCCCTTTGGAATGTCGACAGCGGTTGAAGATAATGCCCTCCCAATACCTAATAAATGAAAACCCATTGTTGTATAGTATGTGTTGGGTTGGGACTTAAGAAGGTAATTGGAAGTGGAGGTTTTCGAATTTTGAATGCTTCACGGTGTGAATGATTTCTGTTGGTCCTAAATGCTTCTAgtcatgaatatatatataaagagagagagagagagagagagagagagagataacaGGATACTAAGAAACCATTGGCTTCAAGAATTATCTGTGAAGGAGGGCTATGAGATAGGACTAGGGACCAACTGAGAGACAAGGCCATGTGGAGTTGTCATAAAGGACTTTCTCAAGAATTAACATAACAGGTTAAGAGTAATTTTGAAATGAAGTCCCACCTTCTCGACTGAAGGCCAACAGATTTCCccacttgaaaagaaaaatatatctaggaaaatgaaaatataattggaCCATGTCGACAATTATTAAGGAAGTATGCAAATTTCATGCTAAGTTTGTTAGAATTTTCCGTACATAAAAAATGTGGTTGATAGTGCCTCCTGATTATGTGTTCAATATTGGTTCTGTTCTTATTTCTGAACACTATTTCAGAGAGCAATCAATCTGGTCTGCTTAGAATTTGATGGTCGCTAACTTTCACTATGATATAAGTCAGTacatggtatatatatatatatatatatatatatatatatatatatcaataggCACTGTCATCTTAATTAAAGATGTTGCTTGTCTAAAGCATGTCCACCATTGGATTAGCTATATCACAATGCATGAACGAACGTTAGGTTCTCAGGTGCGTAATTTGTTTGCCATTACCTAAGAAGGCGGGGTATGCACTCCCATTGAACTTCCTAACCCATCAAAGAGATCTCTGAGACAATAACATATGATCCATTGTCCCTCAGTAGATCCCATCATGGCCACgtcaaaaattaaatcattgtGGAATTGGATTGCAGAAGCAATTAACAACTATATATACACTATTTCTTGGGTTCTCAGGGAACACAATTCATCACATTCCTTAAGTATcagaattcaaatttttctttctttcatattCAAGTCCTCTGTACTATTTGTTGTGAGGAGCAAGAGAAACAATGGGTTTCCACATACCTTTTATTATCAGGCGAGCATCATTCTCTACAACCCAAGCAGCCTCCAAGAGGGTTGAAGTACAAAAAGGCTATCTTGCAGTCTATGTTGGAGATAAGATGAGGCGGTTCATGATTCCAGTATCATACTTGAACCAACCTTCATTTCAAGAATTACTAAGTCAAGCAGAAGAAGAATTTGGATATGATCATCCAACGGGTGGTCTCACAATTCCCTGCAAGGAGAATGAGTTCCTAAGCATCATTGCTAACTTGAATGAGCTGTAAATCATGCTAATGGAGTCTGAGATAGATTAGATGAGGCAAATTTGTACAGGAGGCACATTCTTTTATTGTAAAGATTTTCCATTTTCTAATTCCATTCTATGTTGAAACATGCTCGCTGAATGAGAATACAACACAAGACATTTTTTAGCACTTTTTTCTTTTGCGGAATCCTAaccaattttaatttcattatcaaATTCCAGTTTATATATATCAGGCTATGACCATATATTAGAGATTAAGTGCAGTGATTCTACCTCAGATATTGACAAATCTTTATAATTGTTGTTACTGATGCACTGTTGTAATTTAAATATACCTCCTTGAGCCAAACAAGAAACCCACAACACATTTGTCCTGAAACAGCTTTAGCCAATTGTTGCTACAATTTTTTATAGTTCGTTGATCATTCAGCTCCGGCTTTGAGCACAATATCCTAAATACCTTAAGTTAATTTAgtactcccccttttttatcATCATTATCTCTGCAAAATCATTATCATTTTCCAAGGGTCAACAATTTTTCTGTTTTACTAAACAAGAAGCACCAGCACATGGATTATTAGTTGGTTCTCTGGCAGAAAAACATGGGCTATTACTATTATTGCAAATTTTGGTTATCCATGTCCTATTATTTCTCCCTTTCCAATTTATTTctgattattaaatttaaa
Above is a window of Glycine soja cultivar W05 chromosome 12, ASM419377v2, whole genome shotgun sequence DNA encoding:
- the LOC114379545 gene encoding auxin-induced protein 6B-like, whose protein sequence is MGFRLPSIRRASFKASQAASKSAEVPKGYLAVYVGEKQKRFVIPVSYLNQPSFQNLLSQAEEEFGYDHPMGGLTILCSEDIFQHITAHLNGQ
- the LOC114377976 gene encoding auxin-induced protein 6B-like, yielding MGFRLPAIRRASFNANQSASKSAELPKGYLAVYVGDKQKRFVIPISYLNQPSFQDLLSQAEKEYGYDHPMGGLTIPCSEDVFQHITSRLNGQ